The Bradysia coprophila strain Holo2 chromosome III, BU_Bcop_v1, whole genome shotgun sequence region TTTCGGGTTGAGTTCGAGTGCAGCGTATGTTCACTTCATTGTAACACTTACGATGCCAACAGAACTTTCGCACTGGTGAAATACTTTCATGACTATCATATTTACCAAATTGCATCAACTTTATAGAAATGAATAGCGCTACCAACTGTGGCGCTGCACTTATTTACTTGAATtttcacccgaaacttgggtTCACTGTTTTTGTTATATGGCAGTTTCCACGCTCAGTGAGAATTCACAATTTGTACTAACACACAGGGACTGTCGTACTAGTgttaaaaatatacatttaccggtattttacagaaatttgtagcGGATTTTTGGTTGCTACCGGTATTTGGCGTCattaatcttttgttttcaatgtaaaatagcgCGCAAAGCGCTATTTGTATACCAATTTAATGCACTTTAGTAGCGGtttgttcgaaaaatgtttgcctATCGGTATgatgttttggatttttttactaaggaaacgttcggaacggtgatatttttaattattttatattaatttttcaatcaaatttaacttaatctgtgattaaaatgaagttttgcccttcttcttatttttaaattaagtaatggttcaaatttaattatgaaaCTATAAGAAAACACCTTTGCCGTCGATGactgcatacaatttttctcactttagaaacgttcggaacgacgattgattttgttgtacTTGGcagattttgcataaaaatttagatttttttgtcttaatatGAAGATTCATCCTCATTTATCATTATGAAAcagttttcaaatcatttccaatgtttgcaatatctttattttgtattgaaaaaacaccatgcacgaaaatgttacaaaagaaCATGCCATATGCATTACCTTCAATACCGTTCATATACGCGCGTGGTAGGGGTTAAAGCGTATAAAAGCATGTCAAGAAGTTTGTGAAACATAAATGGGGGTGGCGGTAAGTAAGAAGTCACCCTGTAAATAACAGACCTCAACATTTTGctatggaaaatttatttatttgacaaaataaaatttttatttttttttattttgatttaattcaCCTAACGTTATAGCCACTGTGAGgttaattttcaatataatatCGCACAATTTTAGCGGGACGGACAGTATAAAAGTTTACGAAAGTAgtttaaagttttaaaaaataaattattaatcgACAACGTCAACTGCTCTATCTAATTTATCttgtatttatataaattaacACGTATAATCATTGTCATTcagatatataaaaaaaatcaattaattaatgtACAACATTAAAACACATATAAAAGACTCACTTAAGCTTAGCACACTGGAGCATGTAAACAtatacaacataaaaaaaacggttacGTGAACTTTCAACTACTTCGCTTACATTCCTCtttctctctatctctctccaagttatttttttcatttctctttttatcttcaattttacataatttccaataaaatatgcCCATTGTCAGcagcaaataaaaattcaactaaagCGCACCAACTATGTACGAATTCTTTACGGTATTATGTTTGGTTCTTGCGATACGCCAGTGGCATACTTTGGCTTGCAAACACAACCACTCTCGACGAGCACATAATCCTGGCCGGTCAGAGTTACCGGTCCCAACGGTATCACCAAGAACAAATACGGCACATAAGTTTGGGTGCATTCACCACGTACAACATCACACTCAGACGATCTGAAAATTTAAGagagaaaaataagaattttctaattttactgTTACTTTGATTTTATGTGTGACTGAAGACAATTAAGATTAATATCTATTGAATGATGCACACATTATGTTGACACCGGAGCTAAGACGTAAATATACTCGATTCTGATATGaatatttatggaaaattatcGCATAATCTTTACAAACTTTCTATCTGTAAATTTAGGTTGAGAGAATTATAATGGAAAGGTCATGTGCTGGCTATAGATGATAATTCTATGTCAAATGCCACATAACTTTTGATTATAAATTACATTTGCTTGCGTATTAGAATTATAGATTTGATTTGCATAAAAAGTTAAGATGTGAAGACAATTGCAAATGTGGTCAGTCAATGACTAAAcgataaaaattcattatgaaaattgacgatggtttccaatttttttcaacggTTTTTCATCGACGGCAAGAATATCTCCAATAtagaaaaatccaaaaatctgttacttctcttGTTCTAAGTATTTTCTGAGGATACaaacaaagatttttatttcatttgttttaatattcattttgttataaataattaattttgttatatCTTTGTTCATTTTTGTAGTCTCTTTCGATAACAGGTGAGGAGATACCTCCCGTAACCTATCTAAGCTGTTGTTCTGAAAATTACGTCGAAGATTTTTAACAATGAATCGCAAACCCACTTAATTGCTTAcgcaaaaaattatgtttaaagCGAAAAATACTTACTCGCAAACTTCAAACACAACTTGTTGCAACAAATCCGGAAATTTTTGCACTATGGTCACTGGCTGCCCAGACGTAAGAGACACACCATACATGGGTGCTGTGGTGTTGTATCGTGTTTTACACAAACGTGCCGGTGTACTTCTGCACTCTGATGAACCGATTGACCGACCTACAAAGcagcaaaaattaattacacaattttgtgtgtgctcattaaatgtaattttaatttgatgtaggaaaaaaaatggtcaTTTTGAATCAGTGAATCAACTTCATTATTCATAATAAAAGGCCCACCAAAATAACGCTTCTctcattaaaattcttttgttttgtttcaattattttacatCGTTCTAGTACAATGCTGTTCCGAAGTAAATTATTCTCAGCAGaaattatgaataaaatttttgttttttgcgtTGTTAAATGTAGGTAGAACAGATGCGTCGACTGTTTAACTATATGTGTATCTAACTAGCTAGCtagcaaaaaaatattaattgccataataatatatttttacaaaaaggtTTCAATGGTACAAATTctttaccgaaaaaaatatatcaaaacgATTCAATGAACAAAAAGTGGAATGTCAACTATAATCCGCCACTTCTCATCAGATGTCTTtagtacagtcagaggcagtgaaattttagcataaattcgcttcagctgtttttccaCACAAATCAAACGTGTTTGTAAAGACGTATCAACCGTTTTCATTGTATGGATAAACAGCTTCAATTCTACTGATTTGATTGATTCTATTGACACTAaatattagaaatttttaGGACAAAGATTCtagaattaataaatttctgaTAACATTCAGCGTCATTTGTGAACGTCTCCTTtaagaaaccttttttttgtcCTTTTTGTGAGATGTAAAGAAGTAGCAACGTTTCGAGCAATGAAGAAGAATTGTTTTGCTcggatttaaatttaatatcgataaaaaaaatagaaaacgttgaaaactcgaagatttatattttgaaggACTAGACTGAGAAGCGATATAAAATAAACGGTATATTTTAGAGGTATGCTGTAGAACAATTTGATGCTcaaaataaagagtttcatCATTATCATCATGGCTCATTATACaacgatgaaaaatgtaagaacgTTAAGTACATAAGGAGACGAGGTCAACATACAGAAGACATTATCGTATCGTGTACCTTACTTGTTTGTAAGCCAAGTGAAAACCGCAGAAATTTGAGGGTGTTTTTAGTGGTATATAATCCACATTTGAAAACATGCCTTTTACCGTGTATTAGTCAATAATTTGAGAAGATTTGAAGTCTACATCAGACGATTAATTTTCGATATGAATCGAACAGATACGTGCATCATTTTTTGCAGTGAGTCagatttcattcgttttagaGATTCCGCTGAGTGAGACCTTCAAAACATTCACATACATCCGGTAGATTATGTTTCAAAGAAATGTGTCACACATTACCTATAATCTAATCGAaaccaattttaaattgtgttCCCTTTTGATAGATAGTTAACGTCTACTTATCATTTAAACGCTGTGCATACTATTAACATAACTTTAGAGTTAGATAGACGAGTAACAAGTCACTTTAATCTTGCAtaccattttttgttgttgttgttatttctCTATTCACACACTATTCTGCATATCAACAATTTGACAAGAATATCTCGTCTTTccataaaatgaatatttatttcgttttttcttatttatttatttatttctaacGGTTATAAAACATCTATATTTAAATAACCTCTTCCGTAATTGGTTAATCTTGGATAGGAAAATGTACATATATTTCACTCAGAGAGTGTGTGTAGCCTTTGGAGATATGACCACATTTTgcactttaaatttttaagtgaAATGATATAACGTTATTAGATGtataatgatgatgatgattatgGATGATGTGGGCAAATTGGATGAAAATTGATTGCAAAATTGTATCATGGATATAAATGGAAGCAATGTAAAAGACTCAAAAGAATTCAGCACGTACGTCTGGTTGACCTTAACGAGGAAATGTTTATGCATTCGTTGGATACACTCAACAATCATAAGAAAAGAAATCGATCGATTTAATGTTTCTTTATGATGGATTCCGTTGGACTTTATGCTCAATTTGGAtgacaacaaatttcttttattccgAATTATACAAATGGTAGAGCCATTAGCGTTCTTGGAATTGACTTGACTTTTTAAAACAATGACCGGCAGCTCTTTACTGAAAATATTACCTGATCTGCTAATTGCATAAGAAACACACGGCATCGTGGTCACAATACTAATTAGCAGatacataaaaattttgccACATATATGTTCAAAAGGTACACAACTTCTAAATTTAACCGCATCGAAAAAGTTCATCTCTTTTCCATTCATTGAACTCATTCGTTTCGTTATATGTGTggtgttttttcttcttcttcttctttttttttggtgctgTTCGGGCCGCagaattaaaatgtaataatttatttatatttttatagaaCTGAAAATTGTGTGTATGATACGAAAGAACGAATAAATAAACTGTATTATATCGCGTGATTGGTATGCCAGACATTTTCGAGAAACCGTTATTTCAAAAGTGAGTACTTTTTCTAATGTGTGAGACAAGAACTTGCATTATGataatattttatgttgaacgtaaaaaaaaacgaaaaacagaCAAGCATCAAGAAAGCAAATGTGATATGTAAAGTGATATGCTAAATAGTATAGGTAGTAGCTGTACCATTGTATATCATGATGTTAGCAGGCAGTGAGGTTAGCAGTGTTATAACAAAGAATCAACAATATCTATACCATGTTCGTTCATATTGttataaataatattattcTAATTGATGGTTTACTCACCCACTCCCAcacattcataaatttcgTATTCGTtatataaagaaaatgttttaatgctCGAAACGTGGATATATTCGTTATTTGTATACCATCGGATACGATCgatgtaatttaatgtgtcTGATAAAGCAACAGTTGAAATATCTTTACTTATGAATGAGGCTTCATGTCAATTAACattgtttgttggtttgttgtCATTATTCTTGataatgcaaaataaattctttttttgcaaacagaaaaatttcaaatactcTGGTCCGTTGTTATTATAACATACTCTGGTCCGTTGTTATTATCTCACTTATGTAGTTCTAGAGTTCTAGTAcgatattgaaaatattgattatGCGAAATAAATCGTTTATGCCTTTGTGAAACTAAAAATGGCAAAGGCATAATCTGGTGCATACGGAGGTTTTTCACGATTTGTTCAACAGTTCTAGTACTTACGATAGTTTGATcatattgaagaaaaaaattctgagTAGTCTACCTTGAACTCTCGGGAAGATATCAACGGAATGGAGCGATTATAGAATCACTTAATAAATCTAACTTAGGTACCATCAATACACACGTTAAATGGACAATGGTGATTGAGTGGTATCATGTCTGCGATAAAAATATAGAAGAAGTAATCGTCATCGGAATAGAGAATAGAACGTCACCACCGTCCATTCATTACTATTTAGCAAGAACTTTAATTAAAGAATTAAAGTAGGAAACACTGGAACCACTCATCAGTTACTCCAATTCCGCCACTAATATCGCTTGAGTTGAGCGGGCCTTCGAAAGTTTCGGATGGCACGCTCTCAACTACCGtatacctttttttttttttttaaataaataaggTATTTAGGGAGTTTCAGTAACTTCAGTCATTAGTTTACGAATCATATGATCTAATGTGTTAACGTTTGAAAGAGTAAGCATGTTAAGGTCAATATTATCGTTAAAATGTACTAAAACTGGAAAGacttgaaaaagaaaaaaaaaagttttcggcAATTCCCATGCGCTCCTACGCGTATAGCGATTTGTATTCAAAGGTTTAATgttatatttttaaaagaaatcatcaaatttttagtGTCACCACATAAAAAAGTCTTTAATTCGATGGGTTTTCACTTCGCATTCCAACCATTTagttttcaattgaatgaCATAGCTCtgcattcaaaaaaatattattcaagtaatttatttttaggtTTTATGGTGAGTTTATACAAAGCGAAACGTTTTAATTGTGCCAGTTTTGCGGTCATTTAAGATCGTTGTACCAGTCACAGTCATAAACCCTATTTCAGTCAAGTACCATTTCATTCTTATTTAAGTACAATTTTAAACTACGTAGCCTATTGCAAAAATGATCAAAGCAATCGGCAGTTATCcaactttcaaaaacaatttgtttgaaGACGCTTCGCTTAATTGTTGCATTAGattaatcaaaacaatttgGACTCGCTGGCATCTTAAGAAAAATAGTGTATCGTCAATTCCAGGCTGAGACTCAAGGTAAGGAATGTGTTCATTCGACGATGCTGTTCGGTGTATTTTAAACGTTAGGAAACCACACAGTTTCTTTAAAGATATTCTATAAATGAGTTGGAGTCAATTTCAGACAAAATATATCCGAATCGCAGTTTAATCgatcgaaaattcaaacattttcggtGTGACTAGTGCCAAAGCATAAAGGTCCAATACCAGTCAGCATCGAAGTTTAGGTCGGAAGTATAAGAATTTCATCTTGAATCTTTTCCTATTAAACAGCGATATGGCGAAGTACACTGTGGCCGACGTTAGAAAAGCTTTGGATGATATTAGCCGTGGCTTACCAATCTCCGCAGCCGCTGCGAAGTATGGTGTTCCACGCACAACGTTGTCCGGCAAACATCATAAGGTGTATCCTGTTGATACTCGTAAAGGTCCGTCCACGATACTTACCAACGAAGAGGAGAAGCACCTCGAAAATTGGATATTTCATTTGAGTGATGCTGGCTTTGCCATCACCCCGGACCAGCTTCTGGACAGCGTTCAACACTTGGTCAAAGAATTGAAGAGGGAAACGCCATTTACGGATGGACGACCTGGCCGTAAATGGTATAAAGCGTACATGAAGCGGCACCCAGAAATTACCAAAAAGTTGTCACGAAACTTGTCACATCCACGTACACTAgtgacaaaagaaaatatcctGGACTGGTTTGAGGAAGTTCGTGCTTATTTAACGAAAGAGAATCTATTAGATGTCATCTCCGATCCAAAGAGAGTTTTCAACACCGACGAGTCGGCTTTTTTCCTATGTCCAAAAGGTGATCATGTTCTGGTCAGAAAAGGATCGAAGATGGTGTTCAACTTTGTGATGAACGACGATAAAGAATGTTTAACCGCTCTGATTGGCGGTAATGCTGCTGGAGATTTGATGCCATCAATGGTTGTCTACCCGTATCAACGTGTGCCTGCGGTCATATCCGAATTATTTCCAAAGACGTGGGCCATGGGCCGATCAGAGAATGGTTGGATGACAAGCGAGACATTCTATGAATACGTGGCTAATGTTTTCCATCCGTGGTTGATAAAAGAAAAGGCCAAACTACCTGTCATCCTCTTTGTTGATGGACATTCTTCTCATGGAACTTTACATCTAAGCGAGTTTTGCCGGAAGAATCAAATTGTGTTGATAGCGCTCTATCCTAACTCTACACATTTTTTGCAACCGATGGACGTTTCCTGTTTCCATCCTTTAAAAAGTGGATGGAAAAAGGGTGTGCGAAACTGGAGATTCAGCAATGGAGGAGTTCGATTGAAAAGGGAAAATTTTGCGCCGCTTCTTGAAGAGGTAAGATATTTTAGTTTCACACCATGAAGACGTTTCTTAGATTTATCAAAATACCCCGATTTTCAGGTTATGGGAGGTTCGATTAAACCAGAGACAATAGTTAATGGCTTTCGGAAATGTGGGCTGCATCCCTTTACGCCAGAAGCAATCAACTTTGAACAGATGAAGGTGAGAAGCAATGCTCAGGGGCAAGTTCCGATTCAACAGAACGGTGTGGTAGGCGAGGTTGTTGTCGACCACCAAGTATTCGTAAAATGGATAGAGAAGACTATATCGCCTGAGttgttgcaaaattttcaaaattctggtGATGTTTGGGCCGGTGAAGTGGAACACACATCTCTATTCGTATTCTGGAAAGAACAATGTGGCTTGGCTCGCTCTACAATATCGAATCAGTCAATCAACTGTCATGATAGCAGTCAAGTAGTCCCATACATTGGCGATCGTGAAGAAAGCAACAGCGCTTCAGTCAACGACGAGGAGCCCACGTTGATTATTGATTACGAAAACATACCGATCGTAGACTTCGAAGAGATTCACCAGGTGGTATCAGAAAACATCGTTATCGTCGACATATCGTCATTAAAAGATGGAGGTCTTTCCAAAGGTGAATACCACGAACAGTTTGTCGAGATCAACGAAGTGGACGATGGACTTGAGTCATTTCATCGTATCGGTTGTGACAGTGATTATTCCAGCTCGGATGATGAATTCAACGCTTCAAAAAGTTCGGAACCAGGACACAGTGATTTTTCTTCAGATATTGACTCCGTCAAATGTACCACAGTCACAAACACCGCATCGAAGAAGACAATTGTCGGTCGGAATAGTGTTGATTCGGTTGCTGTTCCTATCAGCGTCAATGAAATTGGACCCAATGTCAGCCACGAAACCGTTGTTGATACCACGAAGTCATCGAACATACCACCTGGTACACCATCTGCATTTGCAAACGTGCTCTTTTATCCAggcgaaaaacaattgtcggCGAAAAGAAAGAGATCGGAGAAGAAACGAAAGGTGCCGGCGGTGTACTCGAGTGAGCAGTATTCCCAATATCTTCGAGAAAAGCtgaatgaaaaagaagaacTGGAAAGACTGAAGGCCCAGCGAAAGTTGAAGAGAGAACAGGAAaagcaaagaaaagaaaacgtgAAGAAAGAGCGTGAAGTGGAAAGGTTGGCTAGAAAGGAAGCGAAAGTAATGAAAAATGCAGAGCTGGCAGCGAAAAAGACTAATTTGGCTTTGAAGAAAGCCGAAGATGCAGCGAAAAAGGCGGCTGCAAAAAAAGCTAATGGGAAAAGAGATGGTTCATCTGGTGCATTAGCACCAAAATGTAAAAAGCAAAAACTTAATCTGAAGGGAAACATCCCTTCAGATGTCAAGTGAAGTttatcaaagattttttttgttaccgGTCACCCGGCTCAATTGGAGCTTTTTATATACATGTGATGTGAAAGTTTGGCggataataaataaatgaagttaCCTTGAAACGGTTTTGTAGATCATTTCTACCTGGAATCTTTTCCGACCTAGatttttttctcacaaattgaTGACAAATCTAGCTTTACCTATTCCATGCAACACGAATAAAAAACACATGACACACAACATCTGTTCTCTTAAATTAACTGTTCTCTATCACACCTTCAAAACCTGTTCTGaataacaaaatcaaaaattctttactATAAACGCAGTTGAGAAGTGTAAATTTACGATGACTGGTAATAGTACATCAACTGACTGACAATGGTACTTCACTCTTAGAGTATGACGGAAAAAAGAACATCGAACCGCTTTAATAAATTCGcacagaaattaaatttaaaaacgataaatatggaattttaaattaatctaTAAAATAGAATATTTAATTGACCTATAAATGCACGAAtgtgttttatttgagttACTACTTCTTCAATTAGCCGTttgtaccaaaaaaattccttgAAGTGACTGTAACCGGTACACCGATCTtacatatttttcaatttgccATTTTCGATGCAACTCTTACTCACGTATTAAAgtcaaagtcaaaaagttgttaatttcattatttactATTGTTACGGGAAAATATAATATTAGCAAGTAAAGCACCGCATTCACGTATACGAAGTGAGAGTGTTCCcaataattcattcatttttaccCAAAAAAGAGAAGTTGGATCAACAATTTGTTTACATGAATGTTAATGAGCCAAAGCATATAATAGACATTTTATCACATCATCGCcatattcataaaaatttggtaaaagaTTGATTGTGTCGGTAGTTTTACTATTGACATGTTAATAGTGAAGAGTTAGATAAAGAAAGTCTGTAAAATTgtcacaaaataataatttcacttaCCATAACGACTACCATGTGTCTCTTCATTATTGGCTTCACCATACGCTTtcaatagtacattttgtgtaactGATGGTGATAATGTAGGTAATTGACTCATGCGACCGCGTCTTGTTGCAACAGCATTCCAGTTGCTATTAAATGTTCGAGCGACTGCTGCACTGAATTTGTATCATGCCAAAGAATCtttttgttaataaatatCCTAAACTTTGAAATGACCAATTGCTCTTTTTACCTTGGATAAGGTGCATTGTTCGGACCTAAACAACTAGGTGAATCGACCAAAGCATCACcggacaaatattttaaatttgaactgCTACTACACGGTATTGATGATGAGTAATCCGACCAGAGTGACTGAGTTGAATGCACGGTTAATGGATATATCGCGAAGATAAGACAGACTGTAACGATTTGCTGGAATAAAAGATGGTACTGATGGTAGTATGGTCGCAAAGTTCAATGGAATAATAAGACATAGCTATAAAGAAACGATTGCTATGCAGAATCTTTGTTTTTGATCAATAATTATTTGGTTTATCGGCACACCCTGATATAAATcgaatttgtagaaatttaCGACTTGAATTCTTGCTGTGagaatgtttttcattttgttttaatccAGGTTCCAGGTTTGAACAGATCGCACTCAAGTTACAATATTAATTCATTCAATCGAGTTGAGCAATGTCGTTGCAGGTTCTTTAGTAGTGAACGtgctaaaatttaaatctaatTGCTACAGAAAGCTAGTGGTACCGCGTATAGAGCATACTAATCATCACCCAGTGCCTAGGTCTGCAGAAGACGATTGAGATAATTTTGTATGACTAGAATTTAACATGTTCGCAATTGGATGACGAGTTCTGTACTTTATTTATTACAACATATCAGTCAGTAAACCGCTAAAAATACTCTCATCAAACGCAAGGatgtaaaaattatcaaatgcCACTACAATTAATCTACACTCTACGGTGTCTAAtatgaatttctttttacCCTTTTTCAGATTTCAAGCAGATCTTCtgtgtaataaatatttaagtctgttacttcatttaaattcagtttttctggtcgaaacgaaatcttttacgaATATCGTGTTTCTCTTATATGTACCAAAAGGcatgttcaaaaaatgaagtactagaagATTTGGAATGAATCTCTTGAGAATACTTAAATCaactgaagtaatagatccgatagtaaaaCTTCTGATATGCTCGCCGTCTGTAAAAGGTTAATAACCATTATAAACTAAAACGTTCACGTGCTAAATCAATTTCATAAAGTGGTTAacacgaataaataaattatttttttctattctcaCTACACATTTCTCAGCACTTTTTCTTTTCCCATCCACGAGCAGACGATCTTACTATATGTCCGAAAGCGAATATACAATTTAAactgataaaaataatttcattctcTATACAA contains the following coding sequences:
- the LOC119079631 gene encoding uncharacterized protein LOC119079631, yielding MEYRWCGCLYRQIVTVCLIFAIYPLTVHSTQSLWSDYSSSIPCSSSSNLKYLSGDALVDSPSCLGPNNAPYPSAAVARTFNSNWNAVATRRGRMSQLPTLSPSVTQNVLLKAYGEANNEETHGSRYGRSIGSSECRSTPARLCKTRYNTTAPMYGVSLTSGQPVTIVQKFPDLLQQVVFEVCESSECDVVRGECTQTYVPYLFLVIPLGPVTLTGQDYVLVESGCVCKPKYATGVSQEPNIIP